One Kribbella sp. NBC_00662 genomic region harbors:
- a CDS encoding magnesium and cobalt transport protein CorA translates to MAGRRWDMGATRRVGGFFARRGGADGRPPDDVVTGKLEGALIDWGLYRDGVRDRRVNSYTEALAKARRGQGFVWIGLFEPTDRQLAIIGHEFGLHPLALEDALEAHQRPKLERYADTLFAVFKTVTYVPHRDLTATSEVVATGEVMVFCGPGFVVTVRHGEHSELTGLRQELEKEPKRLATGPGAVLHAIADHVVDRYLEVADAVQADIDSIETGMFTPRGWRNIDKVYQLKREVLELKRAVAPLTGPMRALSTLRNPLIAEETRNYFRDVDDHLQRVKEQVISFDELLSSILQAGLAQVQVAENEDMRRISAWVAILAVPTMIAGIYGMNFDYMPELRLKYAYFVVLGVMAAACFVLYRLFKRNHWL, encoded by the coding sequence CAAGCTCGAGGGCGCTCTGATCGACTGGGGTCTCTACCGGGACGGCGTCCGCGACCGGCGGGTCAATTCGTACACCGAAGCGCTGGCCAAGGCCCGGCGCGGCCAGGGGTTCGTCTGGATCGGCCTGTTCGAGCCGACCGACCGCCAACTCGCCATCATCGGCCATGAGTTCGGTCTGCACCCGCTGGCGCTCGAGGACGCTCTGGAAGCACACCAGCGCCCCAAACTCGAGCGGTACGCCGACACCCTGTTCGCGGTCTTCAAAACGGTCACGTATGTCCCGCACCGGGATCTGACCGCGACCAGCGAGGTGGTGGCGACCGGTGAGGTCATGGTGTTCTGCGGACCCGGATTCGTGGTCACGGTCCGCCATGGTGAGCACAGTGAGCTGACCGGACTGCGGCAGGAGCTGGAGAAGGAGCCGAAGCGGCTGGCGACCGGTCCTGGCGCAGTGCTCCATGCGATCGCCGACCATGTCGTGGATCGGTACCTGGAGGTCGCGGACGCCGTACAGGCCGACATCGACTCGATCGAGACCGGCATGTTCACACCGCGTGGCTGGCGGAACATCGACAAGGTCTACCAGCTGAAGCGCGAGGTGCTGGAGCTGAAGCGGGCCGTGGCGCCGCTGACCGGGCCGATGCGCGCGCTGTCGACGCTGCGGAACCCGCTGATCGCCGAGGAGACCAGGAACTACTTCCGCGACGTCGACGACCACCTGCAGCGGGTGAAGGAGCAGGTGATCTCGTTCGACGAGCTGCTCAGCTCGATCCTGCAGGCCGGGCTGGCCCAGGTGCAGGTCGCCGAGAACGAGGACATGCGCCGGATCTCGGCGTGGGTGGCGATCCTCGCGGTGCCGACGATGATCGCCGGCATCTACGGGATGAACTTCGACTACATGCCTGAACTGCGGCTCAAGTACGCCTACTTCGTCGTACTCGGCGTGATGGCGGCCGCGTGCTTCGTCCTTTACCGGTTGTTCAAGCGGAACCACTGGCTGTGA